One genomic region from Labeo rohita strain BAU-BD-2019 chromosome 7, IGBB_LRoh.1.0, whole genome shotgun sequence encodes:
- the sod3a gene encoding extracellular superoxide dismutase: MEKIILKLPLILLALHIQSGEFSNSSVLVIVEAPKPEVEEFNNTIYATCEVTPVPNLPPSQPQILGQVLFKQVFPSGTLKVKINLHGLPADDQQMRAIHIHQYGDLSQGCITAGPHYNPQAVDHPAHPGDLGNFVSEQGVIRQFRKLPGAKLFGGQSILGRAVVVHEKEDDLGKGLDEESKRSGNAGKRIAGCVIGITTPSLWQKTERLPGEELEEVNESKR, from the coding sequence ATGGAGAAAATCATCCTAAAACTCCCTCTGATATTGCTGGCGCTGCATATACAAAGTGGAGAGTTTTCTAACAGTTCAGTTCTTGTGATCGTCGAAGCTCCAAAGCCAGAAGTCGAGGAGTTCAACAACACAATCTACGCCACTTGTGAAGTAACTCCCGTCCCTAATTTACCCCCCAGCCAGCCACAGATCTTAGGGCAGGTGCTTTTCAAGCAGGTCTTTCCCAGTGGAACCCTAAAAGTGAAAATCAACCTCCACGGTTTGCCTGCTGATGATCAGCAAATGCGTGCCATCCACATTCATCAGTATGGAGACCTCAGTCAAGGATGCATCACTGCTGGTCCTCATTACAACCCGCAGGCGGTTGACCATCCCGCTCATCCTGGAGACCTGGGCAACTTTGTTTCCGAACAAGGAGTCATAAGGCAGTTCCGGAAGCTCCCGGGGGCCAAGCTGTTCGGGGGTCAGTCCATTCTGGGACGCGCGGTGGTGGTTCATGAGAAGGAGGACGATCTGGGAAAGGGGTTAGATGAGGAGAGCAAACGCAGTGGGAATGCCGGGAAGAGAATCGCTGGCTGTGTGATTGGCATTACTACTCCAAGTCTGTGGCAGAAGACTGAACGGCTCCCTGGGGAAGAGCTGGAGGAAGTAAACGAGAGTAAAAGATGA